Part of the Candoia aspera isolate rCanAsp1 chromosome 1, rCanAsp1.hap2, whole genome shotgun sequence genome, GGAGGGTCTTCTTCTCGGCACCACCATTAGGACCTTTCTTGCCCCTCACCTTGTCTTTTCTGTCCAAACTCAGCTGTAAAGCGGAGCCTGCAGAAAGGCCAGACATAAAAGACAAAATGGAGTCTGATTCTGAGGAAGCCTCCTTGCCAAAGGAAGATGTAGCTTGGTGCAACCAAGTAACAATGGAGTTTGCTCCTTCCTGAATGGCTTTCCACTCCACACTGTCCAGATCTGAACCTCTTTCAGAAGCTATTTCATCAGGGAGCCCTTCAGGCTTCCATTCCTTGGCCTTGAGACCCTTCTGCTCCTTCTCAGCATTCCTCCTTTTTGCTGAGTGGCGTCTCCTCTTGGGCCCAGTCAAGCTGATGCCCTTCTGCAGGAGATCATTGTCTGAATTGTAACTGAGGGAACTGGCAGAGCTGTCCCTCCCTTTGGACACGGCTCCTCTCATCCCATGCCGACGGCTCAAGGTCAGCTGGCGGTTAGCCCTGGCCTTAGACATCTTCGTCCTTTCTTCAGTCTCATAGAGTTCCAGATCACTCAGGGAACTCAGGGAGGAGCTGAGAGAGTAACACGGTGGAGTCTCATCTGCAATTAGGTTGCTACGGAGATGGGGTGCCATCTTGTTTTTAGCATGAAGCTGCTGACTGGAACTTAGCTCAGAATCCTTCTTAGCCCAGCATTCTTTCTTTTGACCTTTGCTGGCAAGGTTGGGCTTTCTCTTGGGCGAGTTCTTCATGTCTAACTCCACTAGGTCATCGGAGTCATTCTCATAGAAGCAGTAGACGGCCTCCTCGGTTGGCGTGGTATGGCAGAAGGACTGGAAGGCTGCATCGCTGTCATGGCTGCTGTTCTCCCGAGGTTCCTCCTTCTTGGAACGGCTGCCCTCGGAACTTGCCCTTGAGCTACCCTGCCTCAGGAAAGTCAGCTCTAGGTTTCTGAGAGGAACGTTCCCTCTCCTGGACTCTGCAGATTGGGCCCGGCTTGCACGGAGCGGGCTGGTGTGATTAGATCCGGTTTTGTGCTTAGAGGAGGAGGCCATTTTGGTTGGCGTTGAATGGCTGGAGGTTACTCTTCCAATCCGGGAGCTGCTTGGTTCAAGCTGGAGCAACTCTCTCTTGAGCACCCCTGTCTGAGCCCCTgatacttcctttctttttccggTGCAATGCCGGGAGTCTCCCTCGTCTTTCATTGGGTACTGAAGGGTCTCATCACTCAGAGAAGCAGCACTGGAGAAGTTGACGGGGGTTCCTTCTGCCGAGTCAGTGAAGGAATCCTCGTTACCCATGTAGTCCTTGTTGGGCCTGGTGACTGCGGTCCATCTGTGCTTGGGGATGCCCAAATGGGAACTGGCAGGAACCAGCATATAGACTGGAACATGCACTGGCTTCTTCGACTGAGGGTTCAAAACTTGGCCTGGAAGGCCAGAGACAAGGGATGTCCTGATCTTCCGGAAACGGGATGGCATGGCTGAATTGATGCATTCCTTAAGAATTTCAATATCCTCATCTGAGGTCAACTCAAGGCGCTCCAGTTTCCTTTGGCTCTCAATGGCCCTTTCATCATCTCTCTTCTCATGCGTCATGAAGTTCAACCCATTCCTTTCTGGAAAAGGTGGGATAAGTTTCAGCTCAACATCCTTCTGGACATAATGCTCATGGAGGGGCAGTGCACTCAAGCTGGAGGCACATGAAAAGTTCTCATTGGGTTTCTCAACCGTGAAGTAGACCATGGAGTCAAGATCTTGGGGCATCTGGAACCGTTCCTTAAAATCAGTGATTTCCATAAATTTCTTGACATTGTTCTCCCACTGGATGTTGAACTGGCTGGCCTCCTTCTCTGGCTGGCTGTTCAATTCAAACAGAGGTGTTTTGCTGCGGCTGGGAGGCATAGTTTGCCCAGGACTATCTGGTAGCTCACTAGGACTGACAGTACCACTAATCATCTCACTGCAGGGCTCACTCTGGATAGAGCTGGCAATGGACGGACTCTCAAAACTGCCCAAGGAACTGACTGAACTGCAGCGACTCATCACCAAAGGAGTCTCTTGGATGTAGTTTTCAGATGAGCTGGAAGGGGTCAAATCATCATGGCGAGATGGTGACACTCCTCTAAgaaacattttctccttcttaGGGAAGGGGATAGCAATGGGTTGTGATGATGCAGCGATGGGTTCCACCTCCTGCTTCGTCTTCTCTTCCTGCTCATCCTTTCGAGCTTCTTCCACTTCTTCTACCTCAATGATCTCTAGAGAGGAGTCAGTGTCCATCTCGTTCTCACTGTGGCTCTGCCCATCTAGGATGTTGTCGGCAGAGGAAATGGAAGAGAGGGAACTGCACCGGGAAAAACAAATTGGTGTGTCCTCTACTGAGTATTTCTGCAGCCGTTCTTGTTCTGCTGGTTCTGCTGCGGTCAGTTTCTCTGGAACCTTGTTAAGATTATCTACGGTCTTCATGGATAAGCTTGGGTAGTAAGAGCTGGTTCCTAAGACCCCCATGGTCCCAGGTGCTGTGCTATTGTTCTCTATGAGGGGTACATGCTGATAGGATGGGGAGAGTTTGATTGTATGGACTTTGGGATCAGGATCTAGCTCACTGCCTTCCTCTTTGCTCTTATATGCAGATTCCTTCTCAGCAATATCAGGATTGGGTGGAACCACTGCTGTCTTTGCTTTCTCAAGAAGTTCCGGTTTCTCCACTACCACATTGGATTCTTGCTGTTTCTTCTCAGGCAGTTCCACCTTTTCTGGCCTATTCATTAAGATGTTCTTCAAATCAAGACGGCTGGGCCGTTTCTGATACCGGTGCAGTTCATCCTTAAAGTCCAAGAAGGTTGTTCTAGTACATGGTTTCATGTGTTCCTTTGGGCAATACCCATCACTGGTACTTCCACTGTTGAGGCTGTCATTGGACAAGCTGGTATAAGCTGTTTTCAGTCTCAAGAGGGTGTGAGCCCGGCTCAGACCTTCACGCTTGACAAACCCACTGGTGTCTGAGAGGCGGCATGGAGAGCAAGACTGAGCACGGGCCTCGTGGACTTCATCCAAGCCATATTGCCAGTCAAGGCAGTGGTCTTCAGAGCTGAGGCTGAAGCTGTCATCAGAGGATGTATGGAGGGTGGTTATGTCTTCCACCAGCTTATCTATCTTGGCTACAGTGGTAGAGATCTTGTTGGCCAATTTCTCAGCCACCACAGAGACGTCATTGTCCTGAGGCAGGAGAAGCGGGGAGACCTTCTTGGCCTCTGTTGACTTCCCAGTTTCATCTTTCTCTGGTTCTGGGCCTCTTCTTTGGGAAACTGCTCTTGGCAAAGCCTGACTTTGGATGAAGGATGAGTTTAGGAACATGGAGAGAACTGATGCATTTCCTGTCTCTGCACTGCTGGAGATATTGGGCACTTCATCGTCATCAAAACAACCAGAATCAGAAGCATAGTCTTTGGCCAAGCTATCCATGTGCCTCATTGGCTTCTTGGTGGCACTTTGCTTCTTCAGCGTCTGCTTCTCCATGGTATCAAATGTTTCAGCCAAGTGCTGGGCATCCAGTTCAGCCTCCAGGGCTTTCTGTTTCCGCATATACAGGGAGGGCATACAAGAACCTGGTGAGATGACCATGGCATCTTTATACTTGAGTGGCCGGTTGGCAAGGAGGTTCCGGAGGGCTGCGGTGCTGCCCATGGCAATCATCTTGTGCTTGGAGTGGACGAGGTTCCGGAGCATGCTGACTGCCCccaggtcccacagcagctcctgGTCTTTGGGGCTACGTGCAGAGAGGTTCCACAGGGTGCCACAGGCATTGCTGACAATGGTCAGGCTGTGTGACTTGAGGTGCTGGAGGAGAGTTTGAAGGCAGTTGTGATCCCTCAGAATTTGCCTAGGAAAGAGTAGATTTACACTGGGTGTAAGACAAAACTGGTGCAGGTCCTGTAGGAAAATGCAAGGTTCAGACTGCAAGGGAAAGGTCAAGGAAGGTGTGAGATCATTACAATTTAAGGGGGTGGGAAGGAATTTGAGTGCTGCTTTAGGACCTCTGAATTCATGGGGTATGGATGGTCCTCAACTTAGGACTACAATAGGGACcgtaaaattcattgttaagcggtatagttgttaagcaaggcatcatgtgaccacacctgattttacgaccttttttgccacagtcattaagtaaatcactgtggtcattaagtaaatcacatggtcattaagtgaatctggcttcccccattgattttgcttgttggaagccagctgacAAGATTGcagatggcgatcatgtgaccccagaacGCTGCAACCACTATAAATATGTGCCAGTTGCCAAATGACtgaattgtggtcatgtgactgcaaggatggtggacagtcataagtgcaaggactgtccATAAgcaacttttttcagcaccattgtaactttggtcactaaacaaatggtcataagtggaggactatctgtagtcttCTTCTGAACATCAGTTGCTGGGAACAACAACTTGAGTGGGGTTTAACTTTCATACCCAGTTTGTGGCCATCTAAAAGGAAAGTTGGACCACAATTGGAAGAAGGACATTGGACTAGTGTCAGTGCAGTGAAATGATGAAAGTGCCCGGCTAGGATTACGGAGGCCCAGGTTCTGGACCCCCTCAgctacagaagctccctgggggactttgggtcagtccccctctctcagaaGACCCCACCTCACAGGTGTATAGttggaaaaaaagggagggaggctaTGTACCTTGCCTTGAGGTCCTGAacgaaagatgggatataaattgaataaatcaatAACTCAACATACTATCTGTAAGTACCATGGGCCAGCAGACTCTCCTGCTTAGAATCTGTCAGACCACCTAATTTTTGTATATttcaaaaaaattctttaaagcaAGTGAAACAGGAAGTTGGCAGGATGGAAAACAAAACACTAGCTTCTTGTTTTATCTTGATTTCCAAAAATATCTTTGGATTCTAAACAGGCCccaaaggcattcttagaaaacaacCCAGCAGCAGCCAGCATTTGGCTTGGAAACATGTCTTTCagcccagaaaaaagaaaaagatctggaGTGGAAGGTAACATATTTGGGGGAGCAGGGTTTAGCCTAGCAGGGaggattgttagccacccagagtcactggcttgagatgggtggctatataaattgaatgaatgaatgaatgaatgaatgaatgaatgaatgaatgaatgaatttccaCCATTAATCCTGCTGGCTGCATTATTCCAGGTGTCGTTTTGTTAATGGCGATGCCTACCACAGCATCCATGTTGCAAGAGTGCCTACTGCATCCACACAACATTTAAAATGTAGCCTCTGGTCACAGGGGTTGGCATGCCCAAACAAACCCAGGCAGAGGTTGTTTTCCTGGGCATCTAAGAACCCTTGATATAAGGATTTCCAGGAACTTAAATGAAAACAACACCACTCATTTTCTGGCAGACTAGAGGACCTTGGCAAGGGATCAGAGATGAGGTTGAGGGTGAAGGCAGAGGACTGCAATGGCTGATCTTGACTCTACTGATGTGCTGATGGGTTGGGGGCAAAGGAAGATGTTTCTTGGTGCAAAGGTTAGCTACTGGATCGAGGAGGAAAAGTGGGGATTACAAACCGGTAATCTTCTCTGGTGGCAATCAGGCTGGAGACATTCCTTAGGATCCCACCTCCACTTTCAATGATGGCAAGCGAGTTACTCTGGCACTTGTAGGTGAGTGTGCTCACTAGGAAGCCAAGGGCTCCTTCCACCATGCAGATGGCGGCTTTATTCTCAGTGCTGTGAGCTGAGAGGTTCCACAAGGCACTGAGGATGCTCTTCAGGGTAGATTCCTAGTGTAAGCAACAAGACAGAGTTAAGGTTGTTAATTCAGAAGCCTACTCATTCCAGGACTGTCCCAGTTTGGACCCTTGATGGGGTGTGGTCCTCCAGAGACAGCAGGTCTGCAGTTTGGGGGTCCACCTAGACTTGTGGCTTCTGCTGGAAGTTATCTGTACCCAAGAAGGCTACCAGGAAGGCTATTGCCCATTTTGTGAGACCACCAGTTGTGACGTTACCCGGAACAAGATGCACTCAGAATGGTCATACATGCCCTAGTTATCTCTTGGGTAGACTACTCCAGTTCGTTctctgtggggctgcccttgaacacaactcagctggttcaaaatgtagcTGTGCGCCTGGTTATGGCACAATATCACCATATTGCATTACTGCAGCAGCAGCTGATTTAGTTAGCACTGTGCTGGTTGCTACCTTTAAAGCCATATGAGGCTTGGGATCCAGTAGCtaagtgtagagagtaaggaagatgaccttgacaggcCTCTTGTTGCCAAAGCAATAAGGGGGAAAACacggcttaagtccaaaacaagcagaatctATGTGAaaatggctcaggcagacacctccctaattcacatgagtgtAAGGGTGGGGGGTTGTGGAgaagtaaagcacaatcagacatacaacattctgttattgtagccaataTTTATAAAGATAGTTACAGcattcctgtggagttgatttcttgatcAGGGCTACATTGTGCGGCTGACACTTAAGAGACCACCTTCTCAAACAGATCCTGCTCACCCGATCTCATGATTAGAGAACGCCTGCTAAGGGTCCTCATTTACCTGGGGGTACAGTCAGAGGAGCCTCCAGGTGGGTGTTCTCTGTGGCAGTACCCCTCCCATGGGACAGCCTGCCCTGCAAGGCAAGAATGACTCCAGTCTCACAGCCTTGCAGAAGTTGGGAAAAAAACTGGAGGGCTTTTGATGATGGATTGAATGATTGGCAccaacatttgttttaattgccATTGCCATTTTCTTGTTAATATTAGAAAATGACAGGGTAGAGAACTGGCCACAGGAAACCACTGATCTTCAGCAAAGTTGTCTTGAAAAGGAAGGGGGAATGAAGGTTCCTTCTTCTACAAAATTTAAGATGAATATTTGTGAACAAAATGCCAAGAATGAATGTGgtataatggggaagaggtaggattagaacaatgtttttcaaacttggtgactttaagatgtgtggtcttcaactcccagaattccccagccagccatgtaaaAATTAAGACAGGGATAAATCTCatagaggggaggggaggggagaagaggaggaggaggtggaggaagaggaggacaacATAGATTGAGATGAGACTAAAGctcataaaatagaataaaataaaataatctacagTTACAGCGACCTGGATTGAGGCAGGGATAAAGCTCatgaattatattaaaattaaacgACATTACAGCAACATGGACTGAGGTGGGGATAATGCTcataaagtaaaatcaaataaaactgaATACACAGTTACAGCAACATCAACCATTGTCAGAGACATACAGATGGGAGACTGGCTGGAAAGGATAAACTTAATGTTGGTTGCTTCGTTTTTGAATATTACTCTACAGCTATGTTCACACAGCATCCTTGACCAGTTCACTTAACAAATACAGGAACTGCATTCTCACAACTTGCTTCCTTGGTTTTAATAGTTTGGTTAGGGGGTCTGGCAGCTTAACAAGTTTCACCAACCCAGCCAATGAGGTTAGTTTAACTCAGTATCCAGGTTAAACATAAAGTCTGATGGTTCCTACCACCAGTCCTCTAAATATTAAGTATTTTGACTTGGGAAATGTGCTAGGAATTGCTTGTTAAAAGTCCATAGCCTCCCCACCACCCCTTGTGACCATTGGGTATCACAGCTGTCAATCAAAGCATGGTAATGCAGGcagttgtcatggagaaaattgatctatgtggtctctaggagttgaaaacgacttgacggcacataagcaatcaatcaatgcaGGCAACACCTCCCGGTTTATATTCCAGAAGGAGTGGGGAGCGGATGGATTTGGTGGAAAGATGGCCAGattgatgtacagtatatatatgtattCAGGGTAAGGCTGAGCAGCCTATCAATAGGTTGTAACATATCAGTTCCTTACTAGGAGTACCAAGCCAAGAGAATATTCCAATGAAGTTAACCTGAATAATAAGGGAACCTGTTTACAACCCATTCAGAAGAGGAGGGAtgtcaaaaagccaagatggtggtcacGTCTGTGCAAAGCCCCACCCTTCAACATGTGTACAAAACGGTGAGGCTTTAATCACAcacttgtggctgccatcttgacttttttgatcccagcctgcagacacccctggaaaGCTAGAGAGGGGGTTGGCCGTGGATTGAACCTTTTCCAGCTTACCTTGCTGGCCCGTAAGGCGCACTGCATCAGCGCTGAGACACTTCCCACCTCTCGTAAGACCTTCTTGCTATTCATATCGGCTCGCCACGAGAGGTTGCGTAGGATGCTGGACACCACCTAAGAGCAAGGCAAGTGGGAGGGATGAAGAGAAGCTCATTACGATGCCccgatgtaatggaatgtgggaaaggccttgggagaggggaccaagagacgctgccaaggaaatggtcagataagagagggcatagcccacagctggatagtgggtggggcaagaagctcagaagggaccctccctagtttctcgggctgtaaaggagatggggggaggatggtactttcagacttgcaagattccatcaATGTAGttctacaataaagtagaattagctcatctggttgtgattcctatctggtttacctgtGAGGCCAACATCAACcagatgtaatggaatgtgggaaagaccttgggagacggggctgAGAGATACTAAGGGAGGGAACAGTCAAGACAGCATAGCCTGTAGTTGGATAGCGAgcgggcaagaggctcagaagggaccctccctagtttctcgagctgtaaaggagatgggggggaatgCCCCATGGGAATCACAGGCTCTTAGGTCTGTGCCCACGGGTGCAGGAGTTGGCTACCATGGGAAGGAGACCACGTGTCTGTCTTGTGAACAGTGTTGAAGCTCTCCTGCACTGCTTCTTCCAGAACTGGCACACTGGAGATGCAGGTGTGAGCATTACATAGGACGCAAAAGTGCTCCCTGCCCCAATCACCTCTGCATGGCAGAACGTGTACAGGGCCAGCAGACAACGCAAGTCGAGGCTGAACGCACCATTTCAATCGCAGCATCAAGATCCGGCTTGCAAAAATTGGAGCGGAGGGGAACCACATGGAAAAAGGGTTTGTGTTTCTCTGCATGCCCTGCAAAGCAGCTGCTGGTCACAGGACTGGCCAAAATCAAGGGTGGTAAATCTGGGGGCCGCAAGCCTCCCCCCTCCACTACCCCACCGTTGTTCTGTTAATTCAGGCAGTCAGAAAGGGTAGAGAACTGGCAACAGGAAACCACTGATCTTCAGCAAAGTTGTCCTGGAAAGGAAGGGGGAATGAAGGTTCCTTCTAGAAAATTTAAGGTGAATATTTGTGAACAAAATGCCAAGAGTGAATGTGGTATAATGGAGAAGAGGTAggattaaaacagtgtttttcaaacttggtgacttcaagatgtgcggacttcaatgcccagaattccccagccagcatggctggctggggaattctgggcattgaagtccgcacatcttaaagttgccaagtttgaaaaacactggataaGAAGCAGGGAGACCTGAGTTCCATCctcctgggggactctgggccaattcctccctctcagcccaacccacctcgtgGTTGTGAAAAAAGGGAGGAGTTAGCCCTGTCTTGAGCTCCTCAGTGAAAGGCGAgctataaatcaataaacaatgTTCATTTTGCCAGACAGGGAGCGTTTCAAAAGGAAAGCTACCTTCAGCAGCTATTCTGTTTTTCCTATAATGTGAACCTATAATGTGAAGCAGCCTCTTACATTATTTGAAGTGCCCTCTTTACATGCCCAGAGAAGAATTCTGGGCCTGGATCCCTGCCACAGAAGGGCACGTAGGATTAGGGTTAGGTTGCAGATTCAGCGACCACGAGAGGCCATCCGAATTCCTCCTGGCCCACCGTACCTGGTGCAGTTCCTCACTGTCAGATGCTAGTTGGTCCACAATAGCTTGCATACACCTTTGCCGGGAACATAAAGTTGCCTAAACAGCAAGAAAAGAGTAAGAAACAGGAAGCAGGGATGAGTGATTTTTTTAGGATTGATTTTATGCTCTTCTGGAAGaagttataggtagtccttgacttatgaccatttgtttagcgaccattcaaagttatgatggcgctggaaaaagtgacttacaactggtcctctcACTTACAACTGTCGtggcgtccctgcggtcacacgatcaaaattcaggtgcttggcaaccagcatgtatttacgatggttgcagaatcccagggtcacatgatcgccatttgtgaccttcccagccggcttctgacaagcaaagtcaatgggggaagctggattcacttaatgactacatgaTTCACTAAATGTGgagatctgcttaatgaccatggcaaaaaggtcatgaCATTggacatgactcacttaacaaccattccacTTAGCAATGGACgttcccatcccaattgtggttgtaagtcaaggacaaCCTATACagagttaaaactacaaggaagcatGTTCAAGCTAGACATCAGGAGGCAGGTTCTGACTACacgagctgtcagccagtggaacaggctgccacatgatgtGGTAGGTTCTCCTTTGTTAGAGTTCTTCAAACAGGCATCTGCCAGAGAGATTCTGGTGGATCCTGCCCTGAGCAtgtggttggactagatgacctctgaggtctcTTCCAACACtacaattttttgtttttatagcttGGATGTTTTACTATTTTctaaactgccaagagtcctgCTGACTATAGTGGGGATTGAatgatcaaatgaataaatacatatttggGAAGCCCTCCCACATAGAATTGCTTCCTCTTTGTTTTTACACTGAGATGAAATCAGGGCTGTCCTCTGGGGGAGGAGGGTGAAacagtcaagatgatggccagaactgtgcaattgaagcccctaCCCTTCTTACATCATGACTCACTtttaaaaggggcagggtttcaatTGTGCGGCCAAGcccactttttttatttttttgggaCCTCCTGGTGACGCCCTTGTTTTGAGTTCCCATTAGAAGATGTGGCACACAAAATGCAGCAGACAAAGCTTATTGTACATTAAAAGTCAGTGAGATAATATATAGTACAATCTGGAGAGGCCTGTCCTGGAAGACAATTAATTACCACATCTTGAAATTCCTTTTTTGGGGAAAAGGTGGAAGCAGAAAATGCTAATGAAAGTTGCAAATTCTCAGTGTTACATTGAGTATTCTGGGCCGcttggaaagaaaaatagcatGCAATGGAATGGAAATCCAGATGGAAGATATGgctatattataatatttttgttGTCATCACCTTCATCATCTTCTATTttcaatttacaggtagtccttacttaacaaccattcatttagggacagtttggacttatgacagtgctgaaaaaatccaCTTAcaacttacgaccatcacagcgtcccctgatcttcattttctaccttccctcccagcttctagcaagcaaaatcaatggggaaccacatgattcacttaacaaccacgtttgcttaatgcccacagtgattcacttaaccaccactgcaaaaaaggtagtaaaatcagctcagattcacttagcaactgaaattccagtcccaagtgtagtcgttaagcgaggactacctgtatagttctTACAAAAAGTACTGACAACAATAGCAAAATATCCCTCTATAGGAGAGATACTGTTAACAGGAGGTCCCCCTATTGGAAAAGCTgggtaaaaatatatttaaggaaATACTGGAAGAATTGACATTTTACAAATCAGAAGAAAACTCCCTTTCCCTCTGGATTCAGTTTTTCCTGCCCTGGATCCCATCGCACCTTGTTCACCACATCCCCAAAGGTGAGGTTGGTCAAGGCCATGCCTGTGTAGCGCCTCAGGGCCAGATTGAGGGGGTCATTGGTCATCTTGTGCATCTCATAGTCCACCTGCAGCAGCTCAGCAATGGCCTGGAGTCCACCTGGGAAGGGAAACGGAGAGGAGAAAACAGGACAGGTCGTGAGCATCAGCAAGCTCCCAAGGATGCAAGattcacccagagtcacatttatcAGGTTTAATGCAAAGAAAAAGGGGTTAGGTTATAGACCCGTGGAAAATAAATACGTATATGCAATTTTTTGGTGCctccaagtcagtcttgactcctgggaaCTCCATGAGCAATTCCCAATTTTCTTGGCATCAGTTTTGCAAGTGTCTTGTCCTCGCgttcttcctagggcagagaggaagccactggtccaaggtcactcagctgacttcatgcctaaagcCAGGCCAACACTTTagcccagtgtttgtcaaccgtggcaattttaaggcgtgaggacttcaactcccagaattccctagccagcaatgcttctttatttttacctttatttatattatttattattgtatttttatactgtgtattttatggttgttgattttaattgatcgttgtaaaccgcccagagtcccctgatgggaggagatgggcggggacaaattagacagacagacagacagacagacagatagataaaatgctggctgggg contains:
- the APC2 gene encoding adenomatous polyposis coli protein 2 isoform X1, which gives rise to MGLLWILSFLHSTFFGDEAMEELKMSGSIASYDQLVKQVEALKKENTHLRQELEDNSNHLSKLENETSDMKVVLKHLQGKLEQEAKVMVSSGQMEVLDQLKALQMDITSLYNLKFHQPALVPEPVCQDHSPEQSLPHPAPLQRKDSMGELGRATIRLLEELDRERCFLLGEIEKEEKEKLWYYTQLQSLSKRLDELPHVETFSMQMDLIRQQLEFEALHIRTLMEERFGTTDEMVQRAQIRASRLEQIDKELMEAQDKVQPSEQPLSGKLPGTEGDGRLDIPTHSEEGKARLSSSKVEVVFWLLSMLATRDKEDMSRTLLAMSSSQESCLAMRKSGCLPLLIQILHDSDREPSAPDSPGASGKDCRMRANAALHNIIFSQPDEGQAKKEMRVLHVLEQIRSYSETCWDWLRMHKEGSKIPEGGAAPVPIEPQICQATCAIMKLSFDEEYRRAMNELGGLQAIAELLQVDYEMHKMTNDPLNLALRRYTGMALTNLTFGDVVNKATLCSRQRCMQAIVDQLASDSEELHQVVSSILRNLSWRADMNSKKVLREVGSVSALMQCALRASKESTLKSILSALWNLSAHSTENKAAICMVEGALGFLVSTLTYKCQSNSLAIIESGGGILRNVSSLIATREDYRQILRDHNCLQTLLQHLKSHSLTIVSNACGTLWNLSARSPKDQELLWDLGAVSMLRNLVHSKHKMIAMGSTAALRNLLANRPLKYKDAMVISPGSCMPSLYMRKQKALEAELDAQHLAETFDTMEKQTLKKQSATKKPMRHMDSLAKDYASDSGCFDDDEVPNISSSAETGNASVLSMFLNSSFIQSQALPRAVSQRRGPEPEKDETGKSTEAKKVSPLLLPQDNDVSVVAEKLANKISTTVAKIDKLVEDITTLHTSSDDSFSLSSEDHCLDWQYGLDEVHEARAQSCSPCRLSDTSGFVKREGLSRAHTLLRLKTAYTSLSNDSLNSGSTSDGYCPKEHMKPCTRTTFLDFKDELHRYQKRPSRLDLKNILMNRPEKVELPEKKQQESNVVVEKPELLEKAKTAVVPPNPDIAEKESAYKSKEEGSELDPDPKVHTIKLSPSYQHVPLIENNSTAPGTMGVLGTSSYYPSLSMKTVDNLNKVPEKLTAAEPAEQERLQKYSVEDTPICFSRCSSLSSISSADNILDGQSHSENEMDTDSSLEIIEVEEVEEARKDEQEEKTKQEVEPIAASSQPIAIPFPKKEKMFLRGVSPSRHDDLTPSSSSENYIQETPLVMSRCSSVSSLGSFESPSIASSIQSEPCSEMISGTVSPSELPDSPGQTMPPSRSKTPLFELNSQPEKEASQFNIQWENNVKKFMEITDFKERFQMPQDLDSMVYFTVEKPNENFSCASSLSALPLHEHYVQKDVELKLIPPFPERNGLNFMTHEKRDDERAIESQRKLERLELTSDEDIEILKECINSAMPSRFRKIRTSLVSGLPGQVLNPQSKKPVHVPVYMLVPASSHLGIPKHRWTAVTRPNKDYMGNEDSFTDSAEGTPVNFSSAASLSDETLQYPMKDEGDSRHCTGKRKEVSGAQTGVLKRELLQLEPSSSRIGRVTSSHSTPTKMASSSKHKTGSNHTSPLRASRAQSAESRRGNVPLRNLELTFLRQGSSRASSEGSRSKKEEPRENSSHDSDAAFQSFCHTTPTEEAVYCFYENDSDDLVELDMKNSPKRKPNLASKGQKKECWAKKDSELSSSQQLHAKNKMAPHLRSNLIADETPPCYSLSSSLSSLSDLELYETEERTKMSKARANRQLTLSRRHGMRGAVSKGRDSSASSLSYNSDNDLLQKGISLTGPKRRRHSAKRRNAEKEQKGLKAKEWKPEGLPDEIASERGSDLDSVEWKAIQEGANSIVTWLHQATSSFGKEASSESDSILSFMSGLSAGSALQLSLDRKDKVRGKKGPNGGAEKKTLPKPFQDGKKLRETIAAGSSNKMEKNVGQQKPLGNLPVVFRGRTVIYMPDAAKESQMQSSRSTPRKTGVATKQEIPEKTLNLNQQRSRSLHRPGKISEMVELMLPKRSATPPARMNRAPSSGSSRTSTPSQPNQKKLTSPSQQPNRQTPSRDAGKAGGSTTPVGSAPKPVQKSPVSKQHKTQKSPVRIPFMQKPVKKTLPARSTMPTLEERGGNGSDELRTKVNGKGVLQANRLNLMRMSSARSISSESHQSGFLRQLTFIKDSSSLRMRQRSEVSSSEPLSPLSQGASPRRGRLGLPTVFLCSSRCDDLKVDKPAGSSQRPVISRAPLPSHSPSAGPRPPRRTSSESPSRLPIKTNNTPPEPFKRYSSSPQINVTKRTASPASASPDCPEPLSGRKKNEELSKPPVIPPLVVPEKGTENQQQQQQQAMVKGTWKRIRDEDIPHILKSTLPSTALPLVSTWKDEEDDQPPGALHRKTSDAVVQTEDFPTTKTNSSTSPTLEMQKVVKIPSSSCEGDGFALGKTTTASISFTHEGPVSALGNFPHSRHSSPSRAARVPPFNYTPSPMVEPTVKDKQVGKTQA